A region from the Vicia villosa cultivar HV-30 ecotype Madison, WI linkage group LG3, Vvil1.0, whole genome shotgun sequence genome encodes:
- the LOC131659057 gene encoding uncharacterized protein LOC131659057 — MKYFLSSLTKNAFTWFTTLPPGSIDTWSHLERLFHEKFYMGQTKISLKELTNIKRKFTEPIDDYLNRFSFLKAKCFTVVHEHELVEMATGGLDYSIRKKLDTQYLRNMAQLADRERVAYVEADEGEPKIFEDQYGFEDFEVDLAELKDAAPYSCKLLTPSNGKNHAENEKNDKFPKKTYTFDVTKCDEIFDLLVKDGQMVIPPNTKVPPLEQRKKRGYFKYHNFLGHRTSQCFLFRDLIQNVIKEGRLRFGDKGKNQEKVDADPLNIADTNYAEPVNVNMVDMVEVEAKEISENEGYVLIGKKATNSLEYDVTFGTAVKGK, encoded by the exons ATGAAGTATTTCCTCAGTTCGTTAACTAAGAATGCTTTTACATGGTTTACAACTCTCCCACCAGGTTCTATAGATACTTGGTctcacttggagagattatttcATGAGAAGTTCTAtatgggccaaaccaagataagtcttaaGGAATTGACCAATATCAAAAGGAAATTTACTGAACCTATAGATGACTATTTGAATAGGTTCAGTTTTCTAAAGGCTAAGTGCTTCACAGTGGTGCATGaacatgaactagtcgaaatggccaCTGGAGGTTTAGATTATTCTATCAGGAAAAAACTAGATACTCAATATTTGCGAAACATGGCCCAGTTAGCCGATAGG gaaagagTTGCCTATGTCGAAGCCGACGAAGGAGAACCTAAAATTTTCGAGGACCAATATGGTTTCGAGGATTTCGAagtagacttggctgaattaaaagacGCAGCCCCTTATTCCTGTAAATTACTTACACCATCAAATGGGAAAAACCATGccgaaaatgaaaagaatgataaGTTTCCTAAGAAAACCTACACATTCGATGTGactaaatgtgatgaaatatttgatttacttgtgaaagatggccaaatggtGATACCTCCAAATACTAaagttcctccgttggaacagcggaagaaaagaggttaTTTTAAATACCATAATTTTTTGGGCCACCGAACCTcgcaatgttttcttttcagggatcttatTCAAAATGTAATCAAGGAAGGCCGTTTGAGGTTTGGAGACAAGGGGAAGAACCAGGAGAAAGTGGATGCTGATCCCCTTAACATTGCTGACACTAATTATGCTGAGCCTGTCAATGTCAACATGGTCGATATGGTTGAAGTTGAGGCGAAGGAGATTTCAGAGAATGAAGGATATGTCTTAATTGGAAAGAAGGCTACTAATAGCCTAGAGTATGATGTTACCTTTGGAACAGCTGTCAAGGGTAAATAG
- the LOC131659056 gene encoding uncharacterized protein LOC131659056 → MTGRKNSLVDLKLEGNNYVTLGDGEIREVKGIGKTEGQSIPNLNNVLLVQGLAANLISISRLCDEGFNVRRDTGFVSKSFRMSQQSSDGSPVSDSETPEESSNPNRILKVVPVRTISSDEVKATKPKTTHAKRPKEGIRNKGTKPSSFATMEELTKEGSKYDDSTITKIVTRILKENHQVPGISFPLQTIMVDSLKNTSKAEAVHTVDSDPTEEEINKDGQGIAKNTNVTEDVNDIEDNEHPKANTETETNVVDLDEYSDNELLTFLNPSVANSLMTRRKDKAVVQRFPKKSTQVNNPAKDSVGKKSTSACPIKSKAVTKSTGVGPSKSWSKVIPKKRKEREIVEPESDVEVNVPDIPSRKKPTTSKLAASIPEVPIDNVSFHYASSASRWKYVLQKRLAVERELAPNALENKEVLELIQEAGLLKTVCNLSKCYEKLVKEFVVNLSEDCGNNRSVDYRKVFMRGKCVSFSLSMINNCLERIDETQTGLEVTDNKVYQVITAKQVNSWPLKEKLTASKLSIKYAMLHKIGAANWVLMNHKSTISTVPGIFLYVVGTKAKFDYGSYIFDQTMKHAGSFSIKGPIAFPSLMCGIILDQYPNILNEHDVVYKRESPLAFHYKLFQGKHVPDIVMTSAETSKSGALVSKAEVIAMLKETCKELESRKISLEKMISTLEMDENEEFADTKEMGDKDEQDKEGESEKELEEESVSHCFRVSMFQTLS, encoded by the exons atgactgggaGGAAGAACTCTCTAGTAGATCTCAAATTGGAGGGAAACAACTATGTAACTCtgggtgatggagaaataagagaagtcaaaggtatTGGAAAGACAGAAGGACAGAGTATTCCTAATCTAAATAATGTCctacttgtacaaggactggctgcaaatctcataagcatcagtcgACTATGTGATGAAGGATTCAATGTCAG GCGTGACACAGGTTTTGTCTCAAAAAGTTTCAGAATGTCGCAGCAATCGAGTGATGGATCTCCCGTATCTGACTCGGAAACAccggaagagtcctctaaccctaATAGGATTCTTAAGGTTGTCCCTGTAAGGACGATTAGCAGTGACGAAGTAAAGGCCACAAAGCCTAAAACGACACATGCAAAACGGCCCAAGGAGGGTATTCGTAACAAGGGCACCAAACCCTCTTCATTTGCTACCATGgaggaacttactaaagaaggatCCAAATATGATGATAGCACAATTACCAAGATTGTTACTCGCATTCTGAAGGAAAATCATCAAGTTCCTGGAATATCTTTTCCTCTTCAAACCATAATGGTTGATTCCCTCAAAAACACCAGTAAGGCTGAAGCTGTTCACACCGTTGATAGTGACCCAACTGAAGAGGAGATCAACAAGGATGGACAAGGGATTGCTAAGAATACCAATGTTACTGAGGATGTCAATGACATCGAAGATAATGAGCACCCTAAGGCCAATACTGAAACTGAAACTAATGTGGTAGACTTAGATGAGTACTCTGACAACGAATTACTTACCTTCTTGAATCCTAGTGTAGCCAACAGTCTAATGACAAGAAGGAAAGACAAAGCTGTTGTCCAAAGATTCCCTAAAAAGAGCACACAAGTGAACAACCCTGCCAAAGACTCTGTCGGGAAGAAGAGTACTTCTGCTTGTCCTATCAAGAGTAAAGCTGTAACCAAGAGTACAGGGGTTGGTCCATCAAAATCTTGGAGCAAGGTcattccaaagaaaagaaaggagcgGGAAATTGTTGAACCTGAGTCTGATGTTGAAGTGAATGTCCCTGACATCCCTTCAAGGAAGAAGCCTACAACCAGCAAGCTTGCTGCAAGTATTCCTGAAGTTCCTATTGATAATGTGTCATTCCATTATGCCTCTAGTGCCAGCAGGTGGAAGTATGTACTCCAAAAGAGATTGGCTGTTGAAAGGGAATTGGCTCCAAATGCTCTTGAGAACAAGGAGGTATTAGAGCTAATTCAAGAAGCCGGGCTATTGAAGACTGTTTGCAATCTTTCCAAGTGTTATGAGAAGCTGGTCAAAGAATTTGTGGTAAACTTATCTGAAGACTGTGGAAACAACAGGAGTGTGGACTACAGAAAGGTGTTTATGAGAGGTAAGTGTGTATCATTCTCTCTGTCTATGATTAATAATTGCTTGGAAAGAATAGATGAAACTCAAACTGGGCTTGAAGTAACAGACAACAAAGTTTATCAAGTAATCACAGCCAAGCAGGTAAACAGCTGGCCCCTAAAAGAGAAGCTAACTGCAAGTAAGCTGAGCATCAAGTATGCAATGCTTCACAAGATAGGAGCAGCTAATTGGGTACTAATGAATCACAAGTCCACTATTTCAACTGTGCCTGGCATATTTCTATATGTTGTAGGAACAAAGGCAAAGTTTGATTATGGATCATATATTTTTGACCAAACCATGAAGCATGCTGGAAGCTTCAGTATTAAGGGTCCAATTGCTTTCCCGTCCCTCATGTGTGGTATAATTCTGGATCAGTATCCAAACATTCTCAATGAACATGATGTAGTGTACAAAAGAGAAAGTCCCTTGGCCTTCCATTATAAACTGTTTCAGGGTAAGCATGTTCCAGACATTGTCATGACATCGGCTGAAACTTCCAAATCTGGAGCATTAGTCAGCAAAGCAGAAGTCATAGCAATGTTAAAAGAGACTTGTAAAGAGCTGGAATCTAGAAAAATATCTCTTGAAAAAATGATAAGTACTCTGGAAATGGATGAGAATGAGGAATTTGCAGATACTAAAGAAATGGGAGATAAAGATGAACAAGATAAGGAAGGAGAATCAGAAAAAGAATTGGAAGAAGAAAGTGTTAGTCATTGTTTCAGGGTAAGCATGTTCCAGACATTGTCATGA